TCCATCGAGGTTGCACCAGCTGTTCTTGTTACAGGAGCAATGGCTGCACTTTTCCCGGACAAACTTCGTGTATACATAAGAATGTTCCTGGCAGCACTATTAACAGGGGCCCCAAGTTGGAAACCCACAAATTCCCGCCAACCGCAGGACGGGTGAGTAAACAGAGGACTGTCCCATGGTGCACAACTCACGCAGTCACATGTGCCCCGCACGCAACGCCTGAGCGGAGAGGGCCGAACACACCGGGCGGACCTGACTGATGTCGTCTGGAtggggaggagcagaggctgcagccgaggggctgctgcagggcgcccctcctgcccccgggTGGACATTACACGTGTGGGCATTCACCCATCTGTGTACTGCCGATTGCTCCCCTTTCCTGCACGTATTTATACCTCGActttaaaagcttattttcagAATGTACGTCACTGCCTGTTCCTTCGGGGAAGTCCCCCCACGTGTTGGAGCCCCAGTCTCGGCTGCGAGATGACGTGCAGATGTACAAAGACGGTCTGTGGAAAAGCTCTCTGTAAAGTATGAGTGTAGAAGCGTGGCCGCGCAGTTCGCAGGGCATGCACTCAATGATGTGAAATGAAAATCGAGGCTAAGGGAGCTTCCTCTCATTCTGTGCTGGACGCTTCATGTGCCTTCTGTTGAGTTACCCTAACAACTCAACTGTCCTGAGTTTGCATCTGAAGACACTGGAAGCTCAGAGTGGGAGAGTGGCTTCGCCCAAATAACCCAGCGGGCCAGCAGCGGGACCAGGACGGGCCTCAGGCCGGTGTCCCCTCTGGGCAGGGTGTCTCCAGGACCAGGCCCAGCACCAACAAAGGTCCCACTGCCGCCCTCTGCAGCAAAGGGGCCGCCTCCCCGCCCCAGGGTCCCACCTTCCTCTGGGTGACACTCCACATTGGTCAGGACCAGGATCAGCTCCTCACTCTTaactctcccccactcccagccacGGGAGCGGGGCCAGGGCCACGGGGCCAGGGCCCCGGGCCCCTTCATCCACCCTCTTCTTGATTCAGCGCATCTCCTTAGAGGGCTCTTCTGCCCCTTTGCTCtgtccccaacccaggcacgcTGGTCCCCAAACTGGCAACACGACCTTCCACGTGAGTGGCCACCATCCCCCCAGCCAAGCGATCTTCCGCTCCCCCTTCCTTCTAGctgcccttccctgggcctccctctccctgcagagaggtgacccccaccccgccccctccacgTGCCCCCTCCACGTGCCCCTCTGCTCTCAGCAGCCTCCTTGTCCCCCAGTCCTCAGTACCCTCCCCACACAGTGGTCCAGTCTGTCCCCTCGCCTCCCCCCCCAAGACAGTGGTCCAGCCccgtctcctccctcctcctgacactggtctccccccaccccgacacACACAGTGGTCTGGCCCTCAgtctgccctcccccccacccgaCTTACCCAGCCTGCTCCTCACTACTTCCCGCGCCCCCACCGCACACACGCACAGTGGTGAGGTCCTCAGGCTGTCCTCCCCCGCACAGTGGTCCACCCCGCTCCTCCACCACTTACTGCCCCCCCCATCGCACGGTGGTCTCTCCCCTCCGttaccccccccacccacacacacagtggtCCAGCCCcagtctgccccgcccccccgacGTGGTCCGCTCCCCCGCCCGCGCCGGGTCGCGTGGAGGCTGAGGGTCCCCGGCGGCGGTCGCGGGCGGTCGGACGGCTGCGATGGCGGCGGCCGGCGGGAAGCTGGCGCAGCGGCAGGACTCCACGCGCTTCGTCTACGTGACGCGCTTCGGCTCGCACCGCTGTGGCGGCGTCCTGCGGCTGGGCGGCCGCCGGGCCGAGGGCCGCTGGGGCCCGGGGCTgcgggccggcggcggcggcctggAGGAGCcgcgcgcggcggcggcggccgcgacCCGGGACGGCGGGGCCCCGTCCCCCGGCTCCGAGCCCAGGAGCCCCGCGGCCTCGTCGGCGGCGCGGGCGTCGAGTGCACAGAGCGGCGGGAAGTCGGCGGCGCGTGCAGGTGGCGTTAGGGGACccgcgggcgggggcgggccggCCGGGCCGCCGTTCACGCTCCTCGGCGGCCGTCCCGCGGGTGTCCGGGGGCTCAGGGCCGGGGCGCAGGCGCCGGGGAAAGTCCTTCGAGATCAGCCCGAGAACTGCGTCTGGGACgggaggccctgggggagccCCCGCGGTCCCCCGGAATGGGGAAACCGCACGGCCCTTCCGTGTGTCCAGCCCACTTCTGTGTCTTTCAGGAATGTTCCGTGTGTAAAACACTTCTTCTCCGGTGTGTTCCCGGGCACGGGGTCTTCGCCGCTCTTGTAACCGGGTTTCCTCGTCCGTGCTGCCCCCTAGATGTCTGCCGTTTGTGCCTACGGAGGGAGCCTCTCGATCTTTAAAAACGATCACCTTTATTTAGGGTCGATTTACACGCCTTTTGGGAGGTTCAGCACAGCTGCACCCCCAAAAACGAACGCTCGTGATACGGAGCTTTCCCGTTGCCTTAAGAGGTCCCGCCTCTCTTTGGAGGGCCCGCCCCGCCACCTGTGcgtttcttaaaaacaaacaaaaaaaaccccagctttgttgagatgtaattcacagtCCACCCACCTCAGACATTTAAAGTGCACGATGTCTCGTTCtttacagagttgtgcagccTTCCCTGCCCGGCACCCAAGAAAGCCGCGCCCGGTagcaccccctgctcccacgCAAGGCCCCGCACTCCCCACGCTTGAGCCCTCCGCGCTCACCCGACCGCCCTCTGTCCCCGCGGGTTCGGCCGCTCTGGACACTTCGCAGGTGGCGGCTCCCACGGTTCGTGGGCCTGCCCGACGGGCTTCCTCCACGCAGCCCAGCGGTTTCCGTGCGCGAGCCCCAGATCCTAGGGCTTCCCCGAGTCCTTTTACTGCTGGGGTTGCTGTTGTTGCCGACACTCGTGGTTTTCCTGGCGTGCTGTTATTCACAGACGGAGAtcgttttgggttttttttcccgtTCTCATGCCAGCGGTAGCTTCGGTTTGCGTCGGCTGGTGCCTGGCGTGCAGTGTTGAGGAGTCGGGCGGAGATCGCGGGCAGTCTCGTGCCGTTCCTGATCCCGGGGAGGTGCCTCTGGTTAAACAGGGTGCTGGCCTTAGGGCTAAGGCGCCTGTAGTTAAAACACTAGAAAGCGTTCCTcggcttttattttctttggtgttttaatCACGATGGAGTGGGCGTTAGATTTCATCAAAGACATTCTCAGATCTATGGGGATTAACACTTTTCCTTAGATTTATTAACAGGGCAGAGAATCTAAGTGGATTTCCTgatattgaaccaaccttgcattcccgaAATGAACCCTAGTTGGTGAGGATGTATTATCGCATAAAGTAGTGTTGGGCTGTGCTAATAATTTGATTAGAGTTTTTGCATtggtatgtgtgagagagagtgagtgagctgtagttttcctttcttcttatctGTTCATCCGGTTTAGGTATCAGGGTTACACTTATGTCATAAAACAAATGAGGAACTTTTCATTCCCTTGCAGCGCCCTGGAATTTGTAAAACACCGGGACTGTGGTGTCTGAAGGTTTGGTAGAATTCTTCTGGGAAACCATCTCGCTATATTACTTTTTGTGGGATAATTCTGTAGTAACTTTATATCCTATGAAAATTGGTCTCTAATTTTTCTAACTCTGATGGGTCAGTGCTGGTAATCTGTATTTCCCTAGGGAATTACCCATTTTATCtagtttttcaactttatttacaTGGAGGTCTACAAAGTAGTGTCTtgtgatttttgaaaatttctgtgTTTCCATGGTTATTTCCCTCTTGTCATTTCATATTTTGGGAAGTatgttttttctaccttcttcTTGATCAAATTAGcctgttttattagttttttaaaaaacagaattttgatTTATCAATGAGACATTTTGTTAAGTCTCATTAATAAATGTCTCATCCTCATTAATAAAGATAAAtgatataataaagataaaattattgtttttttaagtgtttctttTAGTGTACTTTCTactttttataccttttttgagcaggacattttatttttattcctttttattgataaaaatgttAGTGCAATGAATTGTTTTCTAATCACTGTTTTAAATGCCTTAGATTCTAATATGTCTTGCTTTCATtggcactattttttttaattctgtaatttCAGTTTGTATTACCCCTCTCTCCCTAGAGTTGCTTGAtagatttgaattttttaaaatttccaggaCTTTCCTGTTTTTGTTGATGAACTCTTGTGTTATTGCATTGTTATCAGAGAGTGCTGAGTGTAGCATTTCCACTTCATGCGTGTTACTGATGTTTCCTTTGTGACCTAATTTACGAtccttcctttttgctttttctcccccAGAAGCCCTGCAGTTGGAAGACTGTCCCTTTTCTTGCTTGGTCCTTTACACTGAGGCGGCCCCGTTACATAGCTCGCTTGGTAATGTGTGTGGTGTCCAGCCCTTTAAATCTCTCCCCTGTAGTCTGTGCTCTGTTGTGCCCGGTTgtgttttagtattttaagaTTTAGGGTGGGTTTAATCACTCCGTGGGTCACTCCACCTCTCCTGTAGGTATCTTTCTAGCgtccctcctttttcttccctcccttggAGACGGTCATTTTTTAGTCACCGAGGACTTTTGCATGGTGGAGTGAAGCCTTCAGAGAGAGGTGCGCTTCTGGAAGATAAACTCGTGAGCTGTGTGTCAGACGTGGTGGAGCTCAGAAATCCAGGGGCAGGCAAATCCAGCAACTCTTCTAACATTTCGAACGAGACTACTAGATCGGGCTGGCTCCCGCTTCACGCAGAGCTTGGGAGACACGGCCGTAAAGTACACGTGATAGCGGACATGAATGCTACTGTGGAGGCTCGAGTAAAGGCTTTGGGAGTGGTGGATAGTGTGGGGGTGAGGGACTCAGGGAAGGCTTCGCGGTGGTGGAAGCTGCGTGGGATTTGCACGTGGTGCTGAGACAGGGGATCCCAGGGGGAGAAGCACGGGAACAGAGTCCCACGTGTGGATCGGCGACAGTCAGTGATCGGGGAAGAACTAGAGGTATATCTTGACTGGGTCGCAGTGCGTGGAGAGCGAGGACTAGAGGCAGAGGTGAAACTCGGGTCTGATCAAAGTCTCTGGCACACGTGGGAGCGGCCCCCCCGACACAGAGACGGGGAGGAAtagttttgtctcttttctgCACTCTCTGTTACTCCTCGACGTATTCTCTGCCCCCATCTACCCACAAATAGACTTGGCGGCTCCCGTCCTGAGCTCAGGGAGTGTATGCCCAGGCCAGGTGGGACTTGCAAACCGAAGACACTTGGGAGTGGTGCAGGCAGAGTGTCCCGAAGGTGCCGGGATCTGGGTGGACGGGTAACACGGGTCTGTGCAGAGCAAAGCTGCATCTGTGCTCCCGCGCCACCCGCGCATCTGTGCTGTCGCTTCCTTGACATGTTTATTTAAACAGGTGCATGTTTCCCTCGCaactaaatttctttttagaactCTTGATATTATTACTGCAGTGGAAAATCTGTACCGTTGGCCATAAATAGAagttaatttaaaacaatctaaTAAAGGCAAAACAATATTAGATTATAGCGCCAAAGCTTGTCTGCTGAAGGTTGTCTGTGGTCATAGAGGGCGTCAGCGAGTCCTAGGAAGTCTTAATGACGCACTGATTTCCAGCCTAGACTTTCCCCTTGATGTAATCAGAGGGCTGACAGAGCGTTGGGAGGGGAATTAGTTTCTGGAGCGCCGTGTCTGTGCCCCACCCACAGTCAGCGGCTGCTTCTCACGAAGTGGGAAATGCCGTTTAGCGCGTGTTCGAATTACTCAACGGATGGAGCGCTCATTGTACAGCTGATTCATGAGGCATTAGGTGCCGGACCTCTCCTGAAGGGTGAAACCCGCTCCCCAGGGACACTGTGACAGGTCCCGTGAGGACTGAGCACAGGGCGCTTTGTGAGACCAGAGCACACCCCGGAAAGCTGAATGTTGAGTGAGCAGGAGGAAGCCAAGTGGGGCAGgactggggaggaaggggtggaggtgTTCAGGCTAAAGGAGAACAATGATGAAGGCTTCCAGGGAGCACATGCCCGTTGTCGTAGGATTTGTCTTTGGACACAGCCCTCAGGCTCTCTTCTAACAGCCAGTGTTCGGGACCGCGGCGTGGTTCGGGGGGTGGAGTCTGGATGCCCCAGCAGGATGCCGGGGAACTTTTCTTAGTGTCTCCTGTGTGTCCGGTGGTGTGGGCAGAAAGATGAGCAAGACACACAAGCCACTGCCCTCTAGACGGCCACAGCCGAGTGGAGGAATCTGAATGTAAACACGTGATGTAAAAATGTGCGGAGTGCTCCAAGGTGTTCTGGGGCCAGCGCTGTGCGGGACTGTGTGGGCTTGAGGGGGGCTTGTTTTAGGGAGGAGGGGACGTGTGAGTTGAATCTTGAACAGCAGATAGGAATTTACCtggtgcacgtgtgtgtgtgtgtacacaagcacacacacacggTGTTCTAGCTAGAcagacagcaagtgcaaaggttgGTGGGGGTGGTAAGCACAAGGCATATGTGAGGAGCCACAGGTGTTTGTGTGGTTGGGAGCATGTTGTATCTGGAGTTgaatggagaaggaaggggattGTGGGAATACATTAGGGCAGGACGGGGTGCTGATATTCGCTACTGTTGCTGACCTTTTAGGGGCTCGCCTTTCAGATCAGAAAGGGAAGGACATTTCCTAGGCACCTCCGAGGTTatctctagtttttttctttttgttttcccacGGTAATATTAGCTAATTGGAAAACTGCCCTTACCCCGTGATCAGAAATACACCAGCAACTGTCAAACTCCCCAGAGAGAGCTCAAGAGGCATTTACAGTTGTGTCCGTTCTCGGGATCGCGGGGCCTTTCAAATAGGCACTGCTGtgacctttcctctcctttcttctttttgtattaGGTCTGATCCAGAAGACTTCAGTTAAAAAGTATGATTTTCCCATACCTGTCAATGAAGCTtccaaaataatgaagaaaaagaaaaaggtatatTCTAGAAAAGGAGAATGAGCAGTATTTGAATTTTAGACTAACCTCACctaaatataaatgtgtgaaGATACTCAAGGTAGTAAACATAGTTTCGTCTTTTGAAAAGTTTGATttactgaaatgagaaaataaaattaatctagCAGAAAGGGAACTCGGtttggaaaaattatatttattaaccaTATAGAATAGTCCTGGCAGTGTTTGAAGgtacaaaacacattttaatcGAAATGTAACCAGACTGGGAGATTTTTTCAGAGTGTGAAAATATGTTCTATAGACTATAACAAACTGACAGATAATGTAAGAGGAAAATTACGGATTTCACAGAAAAGAATAATGTAACCATTGGTGTCATACTGCTCTTTTAAGGACCAGGAATGTACGTAAGTATCTAGCAGGAAAGCTGGCAAGGACAGAACTTTCGTGCTGAACCCTTTTCACCTCTGGCCCAAATGTTAGGGTAACTCAAGTGGTTTAAACACATCTGAGATGCCCTACTGGTCCTTGATTTCCACTGTGTGTTTATGCTTCAGTTTAAAGAAACCGTTAGTCGATAACGACacataaaatcatattttctgaGCTTGGTGTTTGCGTTATAACTTACCTATAGCATATAAATGGCATTCCAGGTGACTGACCAAATGCATTCTGGGTGAGCGCCTCATCTTCCCACTAAggaatatttcttcccagaaCCAATCCCTCTCGGGTGAGAAGAAAAGAGCAGTAGCCAATATTTACTTACAACTATTACATGCCAGACGTGGgcaagtgctttacaaatatttttattaattctggTAACCCAATGTAGGAAGGTATTCCTAGATGAGGCTAAAACACTCGCCCATGTCCAGCAGCTGGTGAGCGACGGACCCGGATTGGAGCTGCGGTCTGTATGCTGCTCCCATGGCCCTCCTTTTTCTGTGCCGGTCCCTTCGTGCTCTCTGGTTATTTTGCTTCGGTGTGTCTTCGCAGAAATGTTTTATTCTCATGTAGAATAAAATAcgttaaaaatcaaattattgcCCAATGGTTAGACATAGGAAtagaaattcattatttttgttattgagttggccaaaaagttcatttgtttttttccgtaAGATGACTGTAGTGGTGCTCAGTTGTCTCTAACATCGTTCAAATCAGTGTTGTTAGATTGTACTgcaacagctgtcatatcatttaaaaaagcttatttaaaaaaaactaagcatgcatttttaaaaaacgtttCAAAATTGAGGAATTttcatgtagccattttaatattgaggatggaagaaaacatgcaacattttcggAATATtgtgctttcttatttcaagaaaggtaaaaacacaactgaaacgcaaaaaagatttgtgcggtgtgtggagaaggtgctgtgagtgagtGAACGTGTCAGAAGCGGTTTGTGAAGTTCCCTGCTGGGGATTTCTCGCTGGACGGTGCTCCACGGTCCGGGAGACCAGCTGGAGTGGACAgcgatcaaatggagacattaactgagaacaatcagtgttctactgtgtgggagacagctgacatactcaaaatgtccaaatcaataaagatattggtgaaaatgaaaaatgcatcttttacgttacagaaaaaaaaacatggactttttggccaacccagtatctcTCAAGACAAAAGTGAGTGTGCTGGAACCATCTGGGCAGAGCTCTGTAGACGCGGCCTTTGGAAGGAAACCTGACCCAGGATGGTTACCTTAGACACTGCCCAGGGGAGATGCCCGGAAGTCAGTGCGGGGGGAGCGGGGATCAGAGAGCTCAGCGTTTGTGGGGAAGAAGAGATCACGCTTGAGTTTTCGGTCTCTGAGTGCTGATACTGCTCTATAATGATAACACCAGCTGCCGTGCGGCGCAGCCGGGTCCCTCCCAGTCGCCTCCATCAAAACGTGTTCCTGTGTTCCTGCTTAGTGCCCCTTAACTGTGCTGTCTCTGAAGGTGTCCGTGTGGAAGAAGGTGCACAGGCTCATTTGCAGGATGCTCGAAGAGAATGAAGAATACAGACTCAGGCTCAAAGGCCAACGACTCTTTAGTGAAAGTAAGTTACAATGTTCCTTGTCTTAAGGACTGGCTTCTGAAACGGTTCGGTTGCTTTCGGGTCGCGTTAAAGCCGCAGTTTTCCTGATGGTCACAGGCAGCGTCCAGAACCTGGGAACCGGGGCCAGCGGGTGACCTGAGGGAGGTGGGGTCGCCCttgggggcgggcaggagggcggATTGCAGGAGGGGCACTTTGGCCGGAGTCTGCTGAGCAAAGGGAATGAATGCACTTGTTGGTTAAATCtgaatttgaaaactttttagtACAGATCACAGAACTCGTCCATGTTAATGAAGAAACACATTTCAACGGcaatatcaaattatattttaaatttgatggcAGCGTCTAGTCTCATGGACGCTGCCATCAAATTTAATGCATTTAACAAAATCTGCCCTTGAGTTAGGGCCTTGGAGTCGTTACCTCCTTCCTGGAAAACACCTCACAAACTAAACCATATTCTGAAGCCGTATCAGCAGTGAGCTTGATACTGTGGCCGAAGCAAGATGAGATATGATCTAGTGTGGGTACTGAAGTCCTGGGCAGATCTGGGTTCTCGAGCAActaaattggattaaaaaatttataacaatGCTGCATGAGCTGATAAATCATGCTAGTTATTACTTTTCCTTCACATGCATGTTTTAATACACGTTACCATGCTGAGTGCTTCGGTGGTTTCTTAGTACATCACCTGAtgacaacttaaaaaatattttatttttagagaaagggagggagaaagaagaagagaaacaccatgtgtggttgcctctcacgcaccccctactgggagcctgacctgcaacccagacatgtgccctgactgggaattgaaccggtaaccttttggttcgcaggccggcactcaagccactgagccataccagacaggGGGACAACTTCTATTTTGACAGTAAATCTGCAgaatttaattttgtgaggaatgTTTTCAAACAATAATAGTTAGAATTCTGTTTTGTAAGTAACATAACACTAGAAACTCATTACTGTTTGTGTAGCATTGCATCAATAATAGCAGAACTTGTTTGCAATAATGGCATATAAGCCAATGTTCAAATTAATGAtactcttttttacttttcttgtccAGTTAAGGAGAATGAGGCAGGAAAGGTGATTAGGAGGAAAAAGTAGTCAGTGGTTTCAGGTGAAAAGGATGTTTGAATAAGCAGGGCGATGTGCAAAAAACCTGGACCTTGTTCTGAATGTTATTCCAGATCCAATTACTTTAATAACCGCACTGGATTATGTCTAGTTTTGCTCTGGCTGTAACCTTGAACATGTCGGTTTCTCTTGTACTTCAGCAAGGGGCCTTTATTAACCATGGAACAATCTCGTATGGATTATTGAACAACTTACGATGATATGCAGTATTTTTCAGAAACAAAGGGCATCCTTGTAATTCGTCATTTTGTATTGCAATTTTAAGCCAGATTACAAAAgctaatcatgtttttaaaatgttgtaacTTGCTCCCTAATATGTATTAATAGGAAAACCATTCCTAGAGGCCAACTCGAATTTTCCTTGTGTTTTACATTGTTTCTAGACCCAGATTGCACAGGATGAACCCCCTTGTCATCGTCTGGTAAGAGCCTGTTTTGGCAACAAGTGTAACGAGAAATGCAGGTGTTTCACGGTTTCCTCCCTGTGCCCTGCGCTTCCTCCTCCACTTCAGTGTGCACGCGCTGCCGGTCCCAGCCAGTCCCCCCTCGCCCCCGCTGTCTGGCACGTGGTGGGCGCTCGTTCGGTCTCGGTTGAAATTTAATGAGCTTCGTCTGGGCCCCTCCTCGCAGCGCTGTTGAAGTGACGGTCTCCGTGGTCCCTGCTTGGTCTTTCTGTTCGTGTGTCTGCCTGGTTCTCCCTGTGAACGTGCTGCCACGTCTGATACTGGATACTGTCCCTTACTACTCCTTCCGGTGTTCCTTCTTCCTCAGCGTCCTGGGGGCTGCGTCACGGCTCTCTTCCTGCTCTTCTGGGTATTTTTCCTCTGTCCCTTGTGCTGCCACCTGATAACGAATGCCGCGTAGGCATGATTGTGGGGCCTCGGCTCCCTTTACGTGTTTCCTCAGAGATGACTCGCATGCCCATGTCTTTGCAGCTTTAGTTGCTCCCTCTGGGGGTGCGGCCCTTAAATCTGTAGCCCACCCCTGACCTCTGGGCACGTGCCTCCGGGTTCCTGTAGGCTGCCCTACAGTTACTTTCAAATTTCACGTGTTTAAACTGAGCATGTCATCTTTCCCCGTTTCTTTTGGATTGTGCCCTGGTTTACTAAGCATCTGGGCTCAGTGGCTTCTGAGGGAGAGACCACATCTGGTTGGGTGGGGTTGGAGAGTCATGGGAAAGGGAAGTAAGCTGTGCTTTAGGAAAGGGAAAATAGACGCTCATGCatgggagtgtgggggagggagtaCGGTTTGGGCATTGACCTGAATGAGTACACGCCTCCCAGGAAGATGTTTAGGAAGTGCTGCCTGGTTGGCGCTTGGCCGGGGCAGTCAGAGGGAAGGAGGCGCCCAAGTCCACCGACAGTACTTCAAGGGTCTCGTGTGAGTGCGGGGCCCCGGGTTTGCGTCAGTGCGGTAGGTAGTGAACCAACGTGGAACATTGTCGTAGCTTTTTCTTCTAAACGATTGCCCAAGTGTATGGAGAAGCTGCAAAACTTATCCAAAGAACTCCAGGATAATTGTTACCTTGCTCGACTGACTGTTCACATcttgccacattttctttatcattctcatattttctttgtgtatgtgCATCAGGTATGAACCCTTAATACTTTAGTGTGTATATCCTAAGAACCAGGGTGTCTTGGATGTAACCACACTGCAGTTGTCACAGTCAGGAAA
The genomic region above belongs to Phyllostomus discolor isolate MPI-MPIP mPhyDis1 chromosome 13, mPhyDis1.pri.v3, whole genome shotgun sequence and contains:
- the C13H5orf47 gene encoding uncharacterized protein C5orf47 homolog, producing the protein MAAAGGKLAQRQDSTRFVYVTRFGSHRCGGVLRLGGRRAEGRWGPGLRAGGGGLEEPRAAAAAATRDGGAPSPGSEPRSPAASSAARASSAQSGGKSAARAGLIQKTSVKKYDFPIPVNEASKIMKKKKKVSVWKKVHRLICRMLEENEEYRLRLKGQRLFSESKLQCSLS